The Chitinibacter bivalviorum genomic interval GCGCAAATTAGCAATCCCAGTAAAAATGAATTTTGGCGTTCGCCCTCCGCGGTCAATCTTGGGCGCTTTCCCACGCCCAACCTGACTACAGGTCAGTGGCTACATCAAGAAGTGCGGCTGAATGAGCGCAATTACCTGTATAGCGCGTATCAGGTACGCTGGGTGATCGGCGATCAGGCGCAAACAATCAACTTTAGCGTGCTCGAAGATATGCAACGCTATCAGGCGCAATTGCAGCAGTTTCAGCATGCCTTATGGGGTTGGCTCGCGGCCGCAGCGGTATTTTTATTGCTCGCCCAAGCCTTATTGCTACGCTGGGGGCTAACGCCACTGACGCAATTAGAGCGCGAATTGGCCGCCATCGAAAACGGTGAGCAAGCACAGGTCAACGGGCTTTACCCACAAGAAATCGCCCCGCTGGCCAGCCGCCTGAATCGCTTGGTCGAGCAAGAACATGCGCGGCAAAAACGCTATCGCGAGGCGCTCGCCGATCTGGCGCACAGCCTAAAAACCCCGCTGGCGATCTTGCGTAATGACACACACGATGCCGAGTATGCACAGCGAGTTCAAGAGCAAGTCACGCGCATGGATCATATCGTGCAGCACCAGCTCGGCCGCGCCGCGCTACGTGGGCAGGTTGAGCTGGCGCAAGCCATCGCCCTCAAACCCATTGCCGAACGCCTGATTGCATCAATGCAAAAAGTCTACGCCAGCCGCAATCTGACATTTAGCCTGTATTGCAGCGATGACTTGGCATGGCCCATCGACGAGGGCGACGCATTTGAAATCATCGGCAATCTGCTCGATAACGCGGGTAAATGGGCGCAAGCTCAAGTTGAGTTACATCTCATCCATTCACATCATCAATTGCAAATCATCGTCGCCGACGACGGCAGCGGCT includes:
- a CDS encoding ATP-binding protein, with product MKPYAAVVIALRWKAHETEPSARESAKERTSLRWHTHEIDPIRTEKQPMISIRARLHLGASMVMLAFFCLAAWAVQGIYTSHLQRSHYERLQSAVYMLIAITEVNAQGHLQLPPSLAEPLLSVPHSGLYAQISNPSKNEFWRSPSAVNLGRFPTPNLTTGQWLHQEVRLNERNYLYSAYQVRWVIGDQAQTINFSVLEDMQRYQAQLQQFQHALWGWLAAAAVFLLLAQALLLRWGLTPLTQLERELAAIENGEQAQVNGLYPQEIAPLASRLNRLVEQEHARQKRYREALADLAHSLKTPLAILRNDTHDAEYAQRVQEQVTRMDHIVQHQLGRAALRGQVELAQAIALKPIAERLIASMQKVYASRNLTFSLYCSDDLAWPIDEGDAFEIIGNLLDNAGKWAQAQVELHLIHSHHQLQIIVADDGSGFSDTCAPLQRGIRLDERVAGHGIGLSVVADIVQAYQGHIELGRSAMDGASVTLTLPELR